The region CAGCTTTGTCACCCTCTATCAGGGCGATAAAAAACAGATGCGCTACTTTAAAGCTGGATCGGATTATTTGCGCCAAGACAATCCCTTTGTCCATTTCGGCATCGGATTTGCGACCAGTATCGATTCGGTGGTCATCCGCTGGCCGCTGGGCGACAAACAGACGCTGACCGGCCTGGAAATAAAAAAATATCATGATATAAAAGAACCCGAAGGGACTGCCGTTTCAAGGCCGGATGGACTACGGCGGGCGCCGGAACTGTTTGAACTGGCACAGAACTATCCCAATCCATTTAATCCGAGCACGACCATCTCTTTCTCGCTTCTACGTAAAAGCCGGGTTCGACTCACGATTCATGATATCGCAGGAAAAGAAATTCAAACGCTGATCGATGATACAGCCGGAAAAGGCGCTCACACCATGCGCTGGAACGGTTGCGATGCGGCCGGCAATCCGCTGCCGGCCGGCGTATACTTTTGCCGTTTACAGAGCCAAGA is a window of bacterium DNA encoding:
- a CDS encoding T9SS type A sorting domain-containing protein, translated to MSLVRDRFRGVAPGDFDNDGDQDVFVQLNIDASMDVLLVNDETEPGVRAFSNVAEFIGLTKKGDRIGGGFFDYDNDGFLDIYIPSAEFNHILYHNTAANNANWIGFRLEGTKSNRDAVGSFVTLYQGDKKQMRYFKAGSDYLRQDNPFVHFGIGFATSIDSVVIRWPLGDKQTLTGLEIKKYHDIKEPEGTAVSRPDGLRRAPELFELAQNYPNPFNPSTTISFSLLRKSRVRLTIHDIAGKEIQTLIDDTAGKGAHTMRWNGCDAAGNPLPAGVYFCRLQSQDGRQVRKMLLVR